The Dama dama isolate Ldn47 chromosome 28, ASM3311817v1, whole genome shotgun sequence genome has a window encoding:
- the FAM229B gene encoding protein FAM229B, which yields MPFRFGTQPRRFPVEGGDSSVGLEPGLSSSAACNGKEMSPTRQLRRCPGSHCLTITDVPITVYATMRKPPAQSSKDMHPK from the exons ATGCCTTTTCGGTTTGGGACTCAGCCAAGGAGGTTTCCAGTGGAAGGGGGAGATTCTTCAGTTGGGCTGGAGCCTGGACTGAGCTCCAGTGCTGCCTGTAATGGGAAAGAGATGTCACCAACCAG GCAACTCCGAAGATGCCCTGGAAGTCATTGCCTGACCATAACCGATGTTCCCATCACTGTCTATGCAACAATGAGAAAGCCACCTGCACAAAGCAGCAAGGACATGCATCCCAAATAG